In Gossypium hirsutum isolate 1008001.06 chromosome D06, Gossypium_hirsutum_v2.1, whole genome shotgun sequence, one genomic interval encodes:
- the LOC107923400 gene encoding uncharacterized protein, protein MKTALLVGCNYPNTPYELKGCINDVHAMRDVILKRFNFDPQHVELITDEPGSPKMPTRANIMAGLAEMVKEAKEGDVLLFHFSGHGVEADMKPGRKDDAIVPCDLNLIYDVDIRHLIQQLPKETSFTIVSDSCHSGGLIDKEKEQIGPHKGIAPSVDAQKRGISLESIHQGLQTAANVINAASDVLGTTVAFGTTGLDIVSNIGHLLTGIFRDNVSLKFRPSQEPRSLTEDEGILLSGCQADELSLDLEPSDKTQGKAYGAFTYSLQKIINETHGALTNKQLVMNVRDEITSLGFHEQHPCLYCSDKNAGTAFLATIPTPLAFPMINELVPQKKAVLVGCNYPKTPYNLKGCINDVENIRRLIMKRFNFDRHFIKVLTDNYIPGSCAMPTGIKIKAALYEMVKTARPGDVLFFYFSGHGTAVPVLKPGQPLRLDEAIVPCDFNLITDVDFRDLVNQLPERVNFTILSDSCHSGGLIDKEKEQIGPNTLRKGKKSPECITRGKSIGFPVIHDIIDLVSDAAHQATNIAEQFFGFFGRDIVSLKFNHEAAKQKGLLGLQPHEDKGILVSGCEAYETSFDVVLDGNSYGAFTDAVVKVSMGGYGKISNKDLVTKARDILKQNGFDQTPCLYCSNADLDADFLGEVA, encoded by the exons ATGAAGACAGCTCTTCTGGTGGGATGCAACTACCCCAACACCCCCTACGAGTTGAAAGGATGCATAAATGATGTGCATGCCATGAGAGACGTGATTTTGAAAAGGTTTAACTTTGATCCTCAACATGTTGAGCTCATAACTGATGAACCAGGGTCCCCAAAAATGCCTACACGTGCAAACATTATGGCTGGACTTGCAGAAATGGTGAAAGAGGCTAAAGAAGGAGATGTCCTATTATTCCACTTCAGTGGACATGGAGTTGAGGCAGACATGAAACCAGGCCGGAAGGATGATGCGATCGTGCCTTGTGATCTCAATCTCATTTATG ACGTGGACATCAGGCACTTGATTCAGCAGCTGCCAAAAGAAACAAGCTTCACAATCGTTTCAGATTCGTGCCACAGCGGTGGTCTCATCGACAAAGAGAAAGAACAAATTGGACCCCATAAGGGTATAGCACCATCGGTTGACGCCCAGAAGAGGGGAATTTCACTTGAATCAATACACCAAGGCCTACAAACAGCAGCCAACGTCATAAACGCCGCATCAGACGTATTGGGCACAACAGTTGCCTTCGGCACTACTGGATTAGATATTGTCAGCAACATTGGCCATCTTTTGACCGGAATCTTTCGAGACAACGTCAGTTTAAAATTCCGACCCTCTCAGGAGCCAAGGTCATTAACGGAGGATGAGGGGATTCTATTAAGTGGGTGCCAAGCCGATGAGCTATCCCTTGATTTGGAACCGAGTGACAAAACCCAAGGAAAGGCGTATGGGGCCTTTACATATTCACTTCAAAAGATTATCAACGAGACCCATGGTGCATTAACCAATAAACAGCTTGTGATGAATGTTAGGGATGAAATAACCAGCCTTGGATTTCACGAGCAACACCCTTGCCTTTATTGCAGTGATAAGAATGCTGGTACAGCTTTCTTGGCCACCATTCCAACACCCTTAGCCTTTCCCATGATTAACGAGCTGGTGCCTCAAAAGAAAGCTGTTCTTGTGGGTTGTAATTACCCAAAGACCCCTTACAACCTGAAAGGATGCATAAATGATGTGGAGAACATAAGAAGGTTGATTATGAAAAGGTTTAACTTTGATCGACATTTTATTAAGGTGCTGACTGATAATTATATACCAGGCTCATGCGCTATGCCTACGGGTATAAAAATTAAGGCTGCACTTTATGAAATGGTGAAAACTGCTAGACCAGGAGATGTCCTGTTCTTCTACTTTAGTGGACACGGAACAGCTGTTCCTGTTTTGAAACCCGGTCAGCCTCTCAGACTGGATGAAGCTATCGTGCCTTGCGATTTTAATCTTATCACTG ACGTGGATTTCAGGGATTTAGTTAACCAACTACCCGAAAGAGTAAACTTCACGATCCTTTCAGATTCGTGCCACAGCGGTGGTCTCATCGACAAAGAGAAAGAACAAATCGGACCCAACACTTTACGGAAGGGCAAAAAATCACCGGAGTGTATAACTCGGGGTAAGAGCATTGGATTTCCTGTCATACATGATATCATAGACCTAGTATCAGATGCTGCCCACCAAGCAACAAACATAGCGGAGCAGTTTTTTGGATTCTTCGGAAGGGATATTGTGTCTCTCAAATTCAATCACGAAGCTGCAAAGCAAAAGGGGTTATTGGGTTTGCAGCCACATGAAGATAAAGGGATATTGGTAAGTGGGTGTGAAGCATACGAGACATCATTCGACGTGGTCCTCGACGGAAACTCGTATGGGGCGTTTACCGATGCAGTGGTGAAAGTATCTATGGGAGGATATGGTAAAATCAGCAATAAGGATCTTGTGACGAAAGCTCGAGATATTTTGAAGCAAAATGGATTTGATCAAACCCCTTGCCTTTATTGCAGTAATGCCGATTTAGATGCAGATTTCTTGGGTGAGGTTGCTTAA